One genomic window of Gossypium hirsutum isolate 1008001.06 chromosome D11, Gossypium_hirsutum_v2.1, whole genome shotgun sequence includes the following:
- the LOC107912014 gene encoding probable methyltransferase PMT27, whose protein sequence is MAIGGKSRVAKRSSSVSYASTVTTVVFVTLCVLGVWMLTSNSVSSPQTTTTTRTITDTNSDIAFSGSNEEQPSKINEDQKDKAVFEDNPGQLPDEAVKPDDDKVSESDDLDKVKEGAAVEETRHGLQGKESAEEQEKQKMSETQISEESVLTQNQQSKQNGLKEVEDNKQMSNEEPIKVHQEETINNQDLSEDQDQIRVVEKKQINEKPKERRGKKKKKHAESIERPLETTMIGKSKKDDVAEMEDEPRVNKPKIQDQLEEDEPRGTKQLNQDQLEEDESKGTKQLNQDQLEQDEHKGNKLQNHDQQESQVQGIDNATFNDETKDKPEILNATQTDTFQSLLKTKTNQETAEKDTQIEAQQQHESTSEETLGSTIPKESNESKNAWKSQKAQSENEKERRRDESSGKEGLYGYTWHLCNVTAGPDYIPCLDNEEALKKLRSTRHFEHRERHCPEEGPTCLVPLPKGYKRPISWPKSREKIWYNNVPHTKLAEFKGHQNWVKVSGDFLTFPGGGTQFIHGALHYIDFLQQSVPNLKWGKHTRVILDVGCGVASFGGYLFDRDVLTMSFAPKDEHEAQVQFALERGIPAISAVMGSQRLPFPCRVFDVVHCARCRVPWHAENGMLLLELNRVLRPGGYFIWSATPVYQKLPEDVEIWNAMSSLTKAMCWDLVTIKRDKLNSVSAAVYRKPITNECYDKRPDNNPPMCKENDDANAVWHVPLRACMHRVPINPAERGTRWPAHWPNRLQKAPYWLNRTQMGIYGKPAPQDFVKDYEHWTRVVSKLYMSGLGISWSNVRNVMDMRAVYGGFAAALKDIKVWVMNVVNLDSPDTLPIIYERGLFGMYHDWCESFSTYPRSYDLLHADHLFSKLEKRCKLQPVLAEVDRIVRPGGKLIVRDESDAIGEVENLLKSLHWEVHLTFSKDQEGILSAQKGDWRPTAYQASI, encoded by the exons ATGGCGATCGGGGGAAAGTCTCGTGTTGCTAAGCGTTCCTCTTCTGTTTCGTATGCATCCACTGTAACCACTGTGGTCTTCGTAACCTTATGTGTTTTGGGTGTTTGGATGCTCACTTCCAACTCCGTTTCCTCCCCTCAAACCACCACCACCACTCGCACCATCACTGACACCAATAGTGACATTGCATTTTCTGGTTCCAATGAAGAACAACCCTCCAAAATTAACGAAGATCAGAAAGATAAAGCGGTGTTCGAAGATAACCCTGGCCAACTTCCCGATGAGGCCGTCAAGCCTGACGATGATAAGGTGTCGGAGTCCGATGATCTAGATAAAGTGAAAGAAGGTGCGGCTGTTGAAGAAACCCGACATGGTTTACAAGGAAAAGAATCAGCAGAAGAACAGGAGAAGCAAAAAATGAGTGAAACTCAGATATCCGAAGAAAGTGTGTTGACTCAAAACCAACAATCGAAGCAAAATGGTCTCAAGGAAGTTGAAGATAATAAGCAAATGAGTAATGAAGAACCCATCAAGGTTCATCAAGAGGAAACTATCAACAATCAGGATCTGTCGGAAGATCAAGATCAAATTCGGGTTGtggaaaagaaacaaataaacgAGAAACCCAAGGAACGGCGtggcaaaaagaagaagaaacacgCTGAAAGCATTGAGAGACCGCTGGAGACGACGATGATCGGGAAATCAAAGAAGGATGATGTGGCGGAAATGGAAGATGAACCGAGGGTAAACAAACCAAAAATTCAAGACCAACTAGAGGAGGATGAACCCAGGGGAACCAAACAACTGAACCAAGACCAACTAGAGGAAGATGAATCGAAGGGGACCAAACAACTAAATCAAGATCAACTAGAGCAAGATGAACACAAGGGAAACAAACTACAGAATCATGACCAACAAGAGTCGCAGGTGCAAGGGATCGACAACGCCACATTCAATGACGAAACCAAGGACAAACCGGAGATTCTAAACGCCACCCAAACTGATACGTTCCAGAGTTTATTGAAGACAAAGACGAACCAGGAAACAGCGGAGAAAGACACCCAGATTGAAGCTCAACAACAGCATGAGTCCACCTCGGAGGAAACGTTAGGAAGTACCATTCCGAAAGAGTCCAACGAATCGAAGAACGCCTGGAAGTCGCAAAAGGCACAATCAGAGAACGAGAAGGAGAGACGGAGGGACGAATCGAGCGGCAAAGAGGGCCTCTATGGTTACACTTGGCATTTGTGCAACGTAACTGCTGGCCCTGATTACATACCCTGTTTGGATAACGAGGAAGCTTTGAAGAAATTACGCAGTACCAGGCACTTCGAGCATCGGGAGAGGCATTGCCCTGAGGAAGGACCAACGTGTTTGGTCCCTCTTCCAAAGGGATACAAACGGCCCATCTCCTGGCCCAAAAGCAGAGAGAAG ATATGGTACAATAATGTACCACATACGAAACTGGCTGAGTTTAAAGGGCACCAAAACTGGGTTAAAGTGAGCGGCGACTTCTTGACTTTCCCCGGTGGAGGTACCCAATTCATCCATGGCGCCCTCCACTACATCGACTTTCTCCAACAG TCAGTACCCAACCTTAAATGGGGTAAACACACCAGAGTGATCTTGGATGTTGGATGTGGGGTTGCAAGCTTTGGAGGGTATCTTTTCGATAGAGATGTTTTAACAATGTCTTTTGCCCCCAAAGATGAGCATGAAGCTCAAGTTCAATTCGCCCTCGAAAGAGGAATCCCTGCTATATCAGCTGTGATGGGTTCTCAGAGGCTACCGTTTCCTTGTAGAGTCTTTGATGTGGTTCACTGTGCACGTTGTAGAGTGCCGTGGCATGCTGAAAATGGTATGCTTCTGCTAGAACTGAACCGTGTACTGAGACCTGGAGGATATTTTATCTGGTCAGCCACCCCTGTCTATCAGAAACTTCCAGAGGATGTTGAAATATGGAATG CCATGTCGTCCCTGACAAAAGCCATGTGTTGGGACCTTGTGACCATCAAAAGGGATAAATTGAACTCCGTTAGTGCTGCCGTCTATCGAAAACCTATCACAAACGAATGTTATGACAAAAGGCCGGATAATAATCCACCAATGTGTAAAGAAAACGATGATGCAAACGCTGTCTG GCATGTACCCCTGCGGGCTTGCATGCATCGCGTACCGATAAATCCAGCTGAAAGAGGAACACGATGGCCTGCACATTGGCCTAATCGGCTGCAGAAAGCTCCTTATTGGTTGAACCGAACCCAGATGGGGATTTATGGGAAACCGGCTCCTCAAGATTTTGTAAAAGACTATGAACACTGGACTCGAGTAGTTAGCAAGTTGTATATGAGTGGATTGGGAATCAGTTGGTCTAATGTTAGAAATGTGATGGATATGAGAGCTGTTTATGGAGG GTTTGCAGCAGCTTTGAAGGACATTAAAGTCTGGGTGATGAATGTGGTGAACCTTGATTCTCCGGATACACTTCCGATCATCTACGAACGCGGTCTTTTCGGAATGTACCACGATTGGTGCGAGTCGTTTAGCACATATCCGAGATCGTATGATCTCCTGCATGCCGATCACCTTTTCTCGAAGCTGGAAAAGAG GTGCAAACTTCAACCAGTGTTGGCAGAGGTTGATAGAATCGTGAGACCAGGTGGAAAATTGATAGTTCGTGATGAATCAGATGCCATTGGTGAAGTTGAGAACTTGTTGAAATCACTGCACTGGGAAGTTCATTTAACTTTCTCCAAAGATCAAGAAGGAATACTAAGTGCTCAGAAAGGTGATTGGCGGCCTACAGCATATCAAGCTTCCATCTGA